One genomic region from Skermania piniformis encodes:
- a CDS encoding PIG-L family deacetylase, whose translation MATLVTFHAHPDDESIACGGVMRKAHEDGHRVVLVVATRGEEGEVVEGVLADGEPLWQRRVAETHAAAEVLGADRVEFLGYRDSGMMGEPTNTAPDSFWTAPVEEAAQRLAAILTEENADVLTCYDDNGGYGHPDHIQVHRVGMRAGELAGTPRVFQQTMNRDMFVAGVAAAAELGMEPTELTEEEVARMSTMGKPAAELTASVDVTKYLDAKRDAMAAHASQISESSRFLSIPPEAFAYLFGTEWFIRAGQGPGITETDLLAGIGTR comes from the coding sequence ATGGCGACCTTGGTGACCTTTCATGCCCATCCCGACGACGAATCGATCGCCTGCGGCGGGGTGATGCGCAAAGCCCACGAGGACGGCCATCGGGTGGTGCTGGTGGTCGCGACCCGGGGCGAGGAGGGAGAGGTCGTCGAGGGCGTGCTCGCCGACGGTGAGCCGTTGTGGCAGCGGCGGGTGGCCGAGACCCATGCCGCCGCCGAGGTGCTCGGCGCCGATCGGGTGGAGTTTCTCGGCTACCGCGACTCCGGAATGATGGGCGAACCGACGAACACCGCACCGGATTCGTTCTGGACCGCTCCGGTCGAGGAGGCCGCACAGCGGCTGGCCGCGATCTTGACCGAGGAGAACGCCGACGTCCTGACCTGTTACGACGACAACGGCGGTTACGGCCATCCCGACCATATCCAGGTGCACCGGGTGGGGATGCGGGCCGGCGAACTGGCCGGGACGCCGCGGGTGTTCCAGCAGACGATGAACCGCGACATGTTCGTGGCCGGCGTCGCGGCCGCGGCGGAGCTGGGTATGGAACCGACGGAGCTGACCGAGGAGGAAGTGGCCCGGATGTCGACGATGGGCAAACCTGCCGCGGAACTCACCGCGTCGGTCGACGTGACGAAGTACCTGGACGCGAAACGGGATGCGATGGCAGCACACGCCAGTCAGATCAGCGAGTCGTCGCGTTTCCTGTCGATTCCGCCGGAAGCCTTCGCCTACCTTTTCGGCACCGAGTGGTTCATCCGCGCCGGCCAGGGTCCGGGGATCACCGAGACCGATCTGCTGGCCGGGATCGGGACCCGGTGA
- a CDS encoding SDR family NAD(P)-dependent oxidoreductase — MTIDPDDLATCLRVLDQAAALADDHPDSVRVQRAVGHLFKRLKRRRRLAARETVAAADRAVVAATATGAPDRIDDETAGIPLRSTDPGASAGTYVRPRPCYICKQRYQQVDAFYHQLCPACATRSHTKRNARTDLSGRRALLTGGRAKIGMYIALRLLRDGADTTITTRFPRDAVRRFAAMPDSADWLHRLCVVGIDLRDPAQVVALADDVAGRGPLDILINNAAQTVRRSPGAYRALVEAEAAPLPAGAVPELIVFGSTTTEHPATLTAGLRARLTAGEVAELALVAGSATPERIVAGTAIDAGGLVPDLTHSNSWVQTVAEVDPTELLEVQLCNSTAPFLLISRLRAALAAAPARRKYVVNVSAMEGQFGRGYKGPGHPHTNMAKAALNMLTRTSAAELRERDRILMTAVDTGWITDERPHYTKLRLAEEGFHAPLDLVDGAARVYDPIVQGEAGTDLFGCFLKDYAPAPW; from the coding sequence GTGACGATCGACCCGGACGACCTCGCTACCTGCCTGCGGGTGCTCGATCAGGCCGCCGCACTGGCCGACGATCACCCTGATTCGGTGAGGGTGCAGCGAGCGGTCGGGCACCTGTTCAAGCGGCTCAAGCGGCGGCGCCGGCTGGCCGCGCGCGAGACGGTGGCCGCGGCCGACCGGGCGGTGGTCGCGGCCACCGCCACCGGCGCGCCGGACCGGATCGACGACGAGACAGCCGGGATTCCGTTGCGATCCACCGATCCGGGTGCCAGTGCCGGCACCTACGTTCGGCCGCGCCCGTGCTACATCTGCAAGCAGCGCTATCAACAGGTCGACGCCTTTTACCACCAACTGTGCCCGGCATGCGCGACCCGCAGTCACACCAAGCGCAACGCGCGCACCGACCTGTCCGGGCGGCGGGCACTGCTGACCGGCGGGCGAGCCAAGATCGGCATGTATATCGCGTTGCGGCTGCTCCGGGACGGCGCGGACACGACCATCACCACCCGGTTTCCACGCGACGCGGTCCGGCGGTTTGCCGCTATGCCGGACAGTGCGGACTGGCTGCACCGGCTCTGCGTGGTCGGGATCGATCTGCGCGATCCGGCTCAGGTGGTGGCGCTGGCCGACGATGTCGCCGGGCGGGGGCCCTTGGACATTCTGATCAACAACGCCGCGCAGACCGTCCGCCGCTCGCCCGGTGCCTACCGCGCGCTGGTCGAGGCGGAGGCGGCACCGTTGCCGGCCGGTGCGGTGCCGGAGCTGATCGTCTTCGGTTCCACCACCACCGAACACCCGGCCACGCTGACCGCCGGACTGCGCGCCCGGCTCACCGCGGGCGAGGTCGCCGAGCTGGCGTTGGTCGCCGGATCGGCCACGCCGGAGCGGATCGTCGCCGGTACCGCGATCGACGCCGGCGGTCTGGTGCCGGACCTGACCCACAGCAACAGCTGGGTGCAGACGGTTGCCGAGGTAGACCCCACCGAGCTGCTGGAGGTGCAGTTGTGCAACTCGACGGCGCCCTTTCTGCTGATCTCCCGGCTGCGCGCGGCGCTGGCCGCTGCACCGGCCCGACGTAAGTACGTGGTGAACGTTTCGGCGATGGAGGGTCAATTCGGCCGGGGTTACAAGGGCCCGGGTCATCCGCACACCAACATGGCCAAAGCGGCGCTGAACATGCTCACCCGGACCAGTGCCGCCGAGTTACGCGAGCGGGACCGCATCTTGATGACCGCGGTCGACACCGGCTGGATCACCGACGAACGCCCGCACTACACCAAGCTCCGCCTGGCCGAGGAGGGTTTCCACGCGCCGCTCGACCTGGTGGACGGCGCGGCGCGGGTCTACGACCCGATCGTGCAGGGTGAGGCCGGCACCGACCTGTTCGGGTGTTTTCTGAAGGATTACGCTCCCGCGCCATGGTAG
- a CDS encoding glutamate-cysteine ligase family protein produces the protein MGEAVTSRKFTRRDRQQFRGKVRECLDALGSMLADGRFAVAEPRIGMEIELNLVDDAMQPAMANAEVLTAIGHPAGGDYTYQTELGQFNIEINVAPEPLRGTHLTELEGALRDSLNRANDRATGVGCGLAMIGMLPTLRENHFDQRWVSADPRYALLGEQIFAARGEDIELQIGGIALPGSDRRDQLDLICDTILPEAACTSVQLHLQVAPDAFAAHWNAAQALAGVQVALAANSPFFAGRALWHETRIPLFEQATDTRPYELRSQGVRPRVWFGERWVTSIFDLFEENSQYFPALLPVCSDEDPQAMLARGQVPALPELRLHNGTVYRWNRPIYDVVDGRHHLRLENRVLPAGPSIVDVLADAAFYYGAVQALSTAERPLWTRMTFDAAAENLRAAARDGIDARLYWPEIGWVSPSELVLRRLLPLADAGLAAHGVAAAVRDRYLGVIEGRCLTGRNGAVWQRAAVAARERCGDDRGTALAGMLGDYLDRMHAGPPVHTWTW, from the coding sequence ATGGGCGAAGCCGTCACGTCCCGGAAGTTCACCCGCCGCGACCGGCAGCAGTTCCGCGGCAAGGTCCGCGAATGCCTCGACGCGCTCGGCAGCATGCTCGCGGATGGCCGATTCGCCGTTGCCGAACCCCGGATCGGGATGGAGATCGAGCTCAACCTGGTCGACGACGCGATGCAGCCGGCGATGGCCAACGCCGAGGTGCTCACCGCGATCGGCCATCCGGCCGGCGGCGACTACACGTATCAAACCGAACTGGGTCAGTTCAATATCGAGATCAACGTGGCGCCGGAACCACTGCGCGGCACTCACCTGACCGAACTGGAAGGCGCGCTACGTGATTCGCTGAATCGCGCGAACGACCGGGCGACCGGCGTCGGCTGCGGTCTGGCGATGATCGGCATGCTGCCGACGCTGCGGGAGAATCACTTCGATCAGCGGTGGGTGTCGGCCGATCCGCGGTACGCGCTGCTCGGCGAACAGATCTTCGCCGCGCGTGGCGAGGATATCGAGCTGCAGATCGGCGGTATCGCACTGCCCGGCAGCGATCGGCGCGACCAACTGGATCTCATCTGCGACACGATCCTGCCCGAGGCGGCCTGCACCTCGGTGCAGCTGCACCTGCAGGTCGCGCCGGACGCCTTCGCCGCGCATTGGAATGCCGCCCAGGCATTGGCGGGCGTGCAGGTGGCGTTGGCCGCGAACTCGCCGTTCTTCGCAGGCCGAGCACTCTGGCACGAGACCCGGATCCCGCTGTTCGAGCAGGCCACCGACACTCGCCCGTACGAGCTGCGGAGCCAGGGAGTGCGGCCTCGGGTCTGGTTCGGCGAGCGCTGGGTGACCTCGATCTTCGATCTGTTCGAGGAGAATTCGCAGTACTTCCCCGCGCTGCTGCCGGTGTGTTCCGACGAGGATCCGCAGGCGATGCTGGCGCGCGGCCAGGTGCCGGCGCTGCCTGAGCTACGGCTGCACAACGGCACCGTCTATCGCTGGAACCGGCCGATCTACGACGTGGTGGACGGCCGACATCACCTGCGCCTGGAGAACCGGGTGCTGCCGGCCGGTCCGAGCATCGTCGACGTGCTGGCCGACGCTGCGTTCTATTACGGTGCGGTGCAAGCCTTGTCCACGGCCGAACGGCCGCTGTGGACCCGGATGACGTTCGACGCGGCCGCGGAGAACCTCCGCGCGGCCGCGCGGGACGGGATCGACGCCCGGCTGTACTGGCCGGAAATCGGCTGGGTCTCGCCGTCGGAGCTGGTGCTGCGGCGGTTGCTGCCGTTGGCCGACGCCGGCCTGGCCGCGCACGGCGTGGCTGCGGCCGTGCGCGACCGCTATCTCGGCGTCATCGAGGGCCGTTGCCTGACCGGGCGGAACGGCGCGGTGTGGCAGCGGGCCGCCGTTGCCGCCCGGGAACGGTGCGGCGACGATCGCGGCACGGCCCTGGCCGGGATGCTCGGCGACTACCTCGACCGGATGCACGCCGGCCCACCGGTGCACACCTGGACCTGGTGA
- a CDS encoding DUF2784 domain-containing protein, with amino-acid sequence MLYRLLADATVLLHLAFVTYVVVGGFLAWRWRRTIGWHLAAAGWGILAVGVGITCPLTLLENWARHRAGQAGLPPSGFIDHYLTGVIYPEHALGLVRLLVLTAILGSWLGYLLLGRRRAPAHDFSHTP; translated from the coding sequence GTGCTGTACCGACTCCTCGCCGACGCCACGGTGCTCCTGCATCTGGCGTTCGTGACCTACGTCGTGGTCGGCGGGTTCCTCGCCTGGCGGTGGCGGCGCACGATCGGCTGGCATCTGGCTGCGGCGGGATGGGGCATCCTCGCGGTCGGCGTCGGGATTACCTGCCCGCTGACGCTGCTGGAGAACTGGGCTCGGCACCGGGCCGGCCAAGCGGGACTGCCGCCCAGCGGTTTCATCGACCACTATCTGACCGGGGTGATCTACCCCGAGCACGCGCTCGGACTGGTCCGGTTGCTGGTGCTCACCGCGATCCTCGGCTCTTGGCTCGGTTACCTGTTGCTCGGCCGGCGCCGCGCCCCGGCCCACGACTTCTCGCACACCCCCTGA
- a CDS encoding nucleoside hydrolase produces MVDVDTGIDDALALLLLLASPEAHILGIASTAGNVTAEQVAANNLALLDLCRARDIEVALGSAAPLATPLQTTEDTHGPRGLGYAGLPRSRRPLSSRTAAQLWIDTARNRPGEVVGLCTGPLTNLALALRAEPALPRLLGRLVVMGGSFDHPGNTTPVAEWNVHVDPEAAQQVFAAFADAPRRPLVCGLNLTESIEMHPSHLARIAATARSQPVEYPTPDDPPGERSAATNPIVRMLSDAVRFYLEFHRDHGQGYLAHMHDPFAAAVALDPSIVELRPATIDVELTGTLTRGMTVVDHAGRWGRPPNVDLAVYTDPDAFFDRLIERVGSYAARVYPPELS; encoded by the coding sequence ATGGTCGACGTGGACACCGGGATCGACGATGCGCTGGCATTGCTGTTGCTGCTGGCCAGCCCCGAAGCGCATATTCTCGGCATCGCATCCACGGCCGGTAACGTCACGGCCGAGCAGGTCGCCGCGAACAACCTCGCCCTCCTCGATCTGTGTCGAGCCCGCGACATCGAGGTGGCGCTGGGATCGGCCGCTCCCCTGGCGACGCCGCTGCAGACCACCGAGGACACCCACGGTCCGCGGGGGCTCGGCTACGCCGGCCTGCCCCGATCGCGGCGCCCGTTGTCGTCGCGTACCGCGGCGCAGCTGTGGATCGACACCGCCCGCAACCGCCCCGGCGAGGTGGTCGGGCTGTGCACCGGTCCGCTGACCAACCTGGCCTTGGCGCTCCGTGCCGAGCCGGCTTTGCCGCGGCTGTTGGGCCGACTGGTCGTGATGGGCGGCTCGTTCGACCATCCGGGCAACACCACGCCGGTTGCCGAATGGAACGTGCACGTCGACCCGGAGGCCGCGCAGCAGGTGTTCGCTGCGTTCGCCGACGCGCCCCGGCGGCCGCTGGTATGCGGGCTGAACCTGACCGAGTCGATCGAGATGCACCCCAGCCATCTGGCCCGGATCGCCGCGACGGCCCGCAGCCAGCCGGTGGAATATCCGACGCCGGACGATCCGCCGGGCGAGCGGTCCGCCGCGACCAACCCGATCGTGCGGATGCTGTCCGACGCGGTGCGGTTCTATCTGGAGTTTCATCGCGATCACGGACAGGGCTACCTCGCGCACATGCACGATCCGTTCGCCGCCGCGGTCGCGCTCGATCCCTCGATCGTCGAGCTGCGACCGGCGACGATCGACGTCGAACTCACCGGCACCCTGACCCGCGGGATGACGGTGGTCGACCACGCCGGCCGGTGGGGCAGACCACCGAACGTCGACCTCGCCGTCTACACCGACCCGGACGCCTTCTTCGACCGGCTGATCGAGCGGGTCGGGAGCTATGCCGCTCGGGTCTACCCGCCCGAATTGTCGTAG
- a CDS encoding HAD-IA family hydrolase translates to MYFNTNDSDWRLLSSSSARIALTARAEKLSTPLFWTSYPAMDWLESNRSEICRRTADPDSRSSDVLVLDLDGTLYGRELGLIEVMDRRILDFLMMKTSMDRTAALVEYDRLLTKYGLVSCGLQAEWGVDFTEALKYAHELQYEEVLHSDEKLLSKLEAIALPRIVFTNAPYKHVVKVLMMLGVATMIDQVVTIEDFPRAPKPSSTSFLMLSKRLGRRFEQMIFLDDNPSNVKVAHNLGMRTVLVRPDIESIDDLSPEILRATTIHCALDLATKKFSLPTNT, encoded by the coding sequence GTGTATTTCAATACCAACGACAGTGATTGGCGCTTGTTGTCTTCGTCGTCTGCGCGGATCGCGCTGACAGCAAGAGCTGAGAAGTTGTCTACTCCGCTATTCTGGACCAGCTACCCGGCGATGGACTGGCTTGAATCCAATCGATCTGAAATTTGCCGCCGCACAGCCGATCCGGACAGCAGATCGTCGGATGTTCTTGTCCTGGATCTGGACGGAACACTTTACGGTCGTGAGTTGGGGCTTATTGAGGTGATGGATAGGCGGATCCTTGATTTTCTGATGATGAAAACAAGTATGGATAGAACGGCTGCCTTGGTTGAGTACGATCGCCTCCTGACCAAGTACGGCTTGGTATCCTGCGGGTTGCAAGCCGAGTGGGGGGTCGACTTCACGGAAGCGCTCAAGTATGCTCACGAGTTGCAGTATGAAGAAGTTCTGCATTCAGACGAAAAATTACTGTCAAAGCTGGAGGCAATAGCCCTTCCTCGTATCGTATTTACTAATGCACCATATAAGCACGTTGTAAAAGTGCTTATGATGCTAGGCGTTGCGACCATGATTGACCAGGTTGTCACCATCGAAGACTTTCCACGGGCACCTAAGCCAAGTAGTACTTCTTTCCTGATGTTGAGTAAACGTCTAGGGCGTAGATTCGAACAAATGATTTTTCTTGATGACAATCCGAGCAACGTTAAAGTTGCTCATAACCTAGGGATGCGGACAGTTCTCGTGCGTCCAGATATCGAATCCATTGATGACTTATCGCCGGAGATTCTACGCGCCACGACAATACACTGCGCGCTGGACCTCGCGACAAAGAAATTTTCTCTACCAACAAATACCTAA
- a CDS encoding helix-turn-helix domain-containing protein: MLTFADQADIAVGIESGLSDAEIAKKIDRNRTIVWRERRWQVPDNWSTGSRARLIWYRFQLISQATGVWVCRQAAAYSAGVR, encoded by the coding sequence ATGTTGACGTTCGCGGATCAGGCTGACATCGCGGTCGGGATCGAGTCGGGACTCTCCGACGCCGAGATCGCGAAGAAGATCGATCGGAACCGCACCATCGTGTGGCGCGAACGACGCTGGCAGGTCCCCGACAACTGGTCCACCGGTAGTAGAGCCAGGTTGATTTGGTACCGGTTTCAGTTGATCTCGCAGGCCACGGGTGTGTGGGTGTGCCGGCAGGCGGCAGCGTACTCGGCAGGGGTCAGGTAG
- a CDS encoding IS3 family transposase, whose amino-acid sequence MSRTRRLFTPEFKVEAARRVIDGGRSVTEVARELRVHESLLGKWVRAERLREGAVAAARGVPPDEGLAEHERAELTRLRAEVAEKDGDIAFLKKSLGVLCGTATPVSRYELVAAECADHDISILTALLGVSRSGYDAWAARRRRGEVSPRRQRRRDLEVKILAHWQASRRTYGSPRITADLHAEGERVSANTVAEIMAEMGIEGISPRTFKVRTTVVDPTASFPPDRVGRSFDRGRLDAVWTSDITYLTCGEGDAYWCAIRDEHSRRVLGWSLAEHMRTELVTAAVEAAVTVRGGSVTGTILHSDRGSRYTSHDMAKACSGHGLRRSMGATGICWDNAGAESLWSTVEHEYYKRHAFTTYASLLAGLGKYIRFYNNDRRHSSLGMVSPIDFEITSRTSRQSS is encoded by the coding sequence GTGTCCAGGACACGTCGGTTGTTTACGCCTGAGTTCAAGGTGGAGGCTGCTCGTCGGGTGATCGATGGTGGCCGGTCGGTCACCGAGGTGGCACGCGAGCTGCGTGTGCACGAGAGTCTGTTGGGGAAATGGGTTCGTGCTGAACGGCTTCGGGAGGGGGCCGTAGCTGCTGCGCGCGGTGTTCCGCCGGATGAGGGGCTCGCCGAGCACGAGCGTGCCGAGCTGACTCGGCTACGCGCCGAAGTGGCCGAGAAGGACGGCGACATCGCGTTCCTGAAAAAAAGTCTCGGCGTACTTTGCGGCACAGCAACACCGGTGAGTCGTTACGAGCTCGTCGCCGCGGAGTGCGCCGACCACGACATCTCGATACTCACTGCTCTGCTCGGTGTCTCACGATCGGGCTATGACGCGTGGGCGGCGCGGCGTCGTCGTGGCGAGGTGTCGCCGCGCCGGCAGCGGCGCCGTGATCTCGAGGTGAAGATCCTGGCGCATTGGCAGGCGTCGCGCCGCACGTACGGGTCGCCCCGGATCACCGCCGATCTGCACGCCGAGGGCGAGCGGGTGTCGGCCAACACTGTCGCCGAGATCATGGCCGAGATGGGGATCGAAGGGATCAGCCCGCGAACCTTCAAGGTCAGGACCACGGTGGTGGACCCAACCGCGTCGTTCCCGCCGGACCGGGTCGGACGGTCCTTCGACCGGGGTCGCCTCGACGCCGTGTGGACCTCGGATATCACGTACCTGACCTGCGGCGAAGGAGACGCCTACTGGTGCGCGATCCGGGACGAGCATTCGCGGCGGGTGCTGGGCTGGTCACTGGCCGAGCACATGCGCACCGAACTCGTCACCGCTGCCGTCGAGGCCGCGGTGACCGTGCGTGGCGGGTCGGTGACCGGCACCATCCTGCACTCGGACCGGGGCAGCCGGTACACCAGCCACGACATGGCGAAGGCCTGCTCCGGTCATGGCTTGCGCCGGTCCATGGGCGCTACCGGTATCTGCTGGGACAACGCCGGCGCCGAGTCGTTGTGGTCGACGGTCGAGCACGAGTACTACAAGCGTCACGCGTTCACCACATACGCGAGTTTGCTTGCAGGACTTGGCAAGTACATCCGATTCTACAATAATGACAGGAGACACAGTTCGCTGGGGATGGTCTCGCCGATCGACTTCGAGATCACCTCGCGTACAAGTCGGCAATCAAGCTAA